One stretch of Candidatus Nitrosotenuis cloacae DNA includes these proteins:
- a CDS encoding cation:proton antiporter gives MESHFVQVIISVCVLLFAAKIMAEIFVRIRLPIVLGELLAGMIVGPFAIGAFIMFQGESLVVLTDEVKMLGEIGAIVILFMAGLEMTPKEFIRGGKASVTVGALGVVVPFFIGFFIFQFFGFDAFQAMLVATALTATSIAISVQVLSEFGKLKTPEARLIIGAAVIDDILAIAVLSVVTSVGGAGMDGIEITEVVFTIFKVLAFFAAMAVAAIFLVPRLVNSNRWKASGSIEGVVTASFFGAAGVAAWIGLSPILGSFVVGMALSTTKVFERVEHYIGKLGLIFAPLFFAIIGAQVDFRGINSEVLLIGVAIIGVAVFSKLVGCGLPAWLFLRNKAQSRRVGIAMISRGEVGLIVAGVGLSSGVLMPNIYTTIVIMVAVTSLITPIWLKLEYRKDKTIQA, from the coding sequence TTGGAGTCACATTTTGTTCAGGTAATCATTTCGGTTTGCGTGCTGTTGTTTGCCGCCAAGATAATGGCCGAGATATTTGTCAGGATTCGTCTGCCAATTGTTCTAGGAGAACTGTTGGCCGGCATGATAGTAGGCCCCTTTGCAATCGGTGCATTCATCATGTTTCAGGGAGAGTCATTGGTGGTTCTTACTGATGAGGTAAAGATGCTAGGTGAGATCGGTGCAATCGTGATTTTGTTCATGGCAGGCCTTGAGATGACCCCAAAGGAGTTCATCCGTGGCGGTAAGGCATCAGTTACCGTTGGGGCATTAGGGGTAGTGGTGCCATTTTTTATTGGATTTTTCATATTCCAGTTCTTTGGCTTTGATGCGTTCCAGGCAATGCTTGTTGCAACCGCACTTACCGCTACCAGCATTGCGATTTCGGTGCAGGTATTATCAGAGTTTGGCAAGCTCAAGACTCCAGAGGCCCGGCTCATAATTGGTGCTGCAGTGATTGATGACATTTTGGCAATTGCTGTTTTGTCGGTCGTGACATCAGTTGGAGGTGCAGGAATGGATGGAATTGAGATAACCGAGGTGGTCTTTACGATATTCAAGGTATTGGCGTTCTTTGCAGCCATGGCAGTTGCCGCAATATTTCTGGTTCCGCGCCTGGTCAACTCGAATAGGTGGAAGGCAAGCGGGAGCATTGAGGGAGTTGTTACGGCTTCATTTTTTGGGGCAGCCGGCGTTGCCGCATGGATTGGACTCTCGCCAATATTGGGCTCATTTGTGGTAGGAATGGCGCTATCCACCACAAAGGTCTTTGAGCGAGTAGAGCACTATATTGGAAAGCTTGGGCTGATCTTTGCGCCACTGTTCTTTGCAATAATTGGAGCACAAGTAGATTTTCGAGGAATAAATTCCGAGGTCTTGCTAATTGGCGTTGCAATAATAGGTGTTGCAGTATTTTCCAAGCTTGTAGGGTGTGGCCTGCCAGCATGGTTGTTTTTGAGAAACAAGGCCCAATCAAGACGAGTTGGAATTGCCATGATATCTCGTGGCGAGGTTGGACTGATTGTTGCAGGAGTCGGACTATCTAGTGGTGTCTTGATGCCAAACATTTACACTACAATTGTGATAATGGTTGCAGTCACCTCACTGATTACACCAATTTGGCTAAAGCTGGAATACAGAAAAGACAAAACAATACAGGCTTAG
- a CDS encoding elongator complex protein 3 codes for MPSAIFSQACQEISHNLLAIDGATKKQIKSQIKQVCTKYTLERIPKNHEILSTVSGNDYSKLQKILLKKPVKTASGVAVIALMPKPYGCPHGRCTYCPGGVEFNSPNSYTGNEPSTINAIESQYDPKKQILSKIDKLVAYGHDPSKMELVIVGGTFLFMPKDYQRDFIKSCYDALNGFDSPTLEEAKLVNEKSQIRNVGFTIETKPDYCKQEHVDMMLDYGITRIEIGVQSLQESVYKIVNRGHNYADVVDSFQISKDAGYKIVAHMMPGLPTVSPEVDISDFKKLFSDDDLRPDMLKIYPSLVLQHTPLYQEYVQGKYMPYSDEDMIRVLMELKKNIPRWVRIMRVQREISPVEIIAGPKSGNLRQIVLERLKKHGLACKCIRCREIGFTTEPQSQTALRRENYTSSGGDEVFLSYEDSSDRIYGFLRLRNPSSKSHRKEVTPDSCIVRELHIYGKSLKIGEREDGQIQHSGLGKNLMGEAEKISKEEFGAKKLLVISAVGTREYYRKLGYTLDGPYMAKKLE; via the coding sequence ATGCCTAGCGCAATATTTTCCCAAGCATGCCAAGAGATTTCTCATAATTTGCTGGCAATTGACGGGGCAACAAAGAAGCAGATCAAATCCCAGATAAAGCAGGTCTGCACAAAATACACGCTGGAGCGAATCCCAAAGAACCACGAGATTTTATCTACCGTTTCAGGCAACGATTACTCCAAGCTGCAAAAGATTTTGCTAAAAAAACCAGTCAAGACAGCGTCTGGAGTTGCCGTGATTGCCTTGATGCCAAAGCCATACGGATGCCCACATGGTAGGTGCACGTATTGTCCTGGTGGAGTAGAGTTCAACTCGCCAAACTCCTATACGGGAAATGAGCCGTCTACAATAAATGCAATAGAGAGTCAGTATGATCCAAAAAAACAGATCCTCTCAAAGATTGACAAGCTTGTGGCGTATGGTCACGACCCATCAAAGATGGAGCTTGTGATTGTTGGCGGAACGTTTCTTTTCATGCCAAAGGACTATCAGAGAGATTTCATAAAATCATGCTATGATGCGCTAAACGGGTTTGATTCTCCAACACTGGAAGAGGCAAAACTAGTAAATGAAAAATCGCAAATTCGAAATGTAGGGTTTACCATAGAAACCAAACCAGACTATTGCAAGCAGGAACATGTGGATATGATGCTGGATTATGGCATCACTCGAATTGAAATAGGCGTGCAAAGTCTGCAGGAATCCGTCTACAAAATAGTAAACCGTGGCCACAACTATGCCGATGTGGTAGATTCATTCCAAATCTCAAAGGATGCCGGCTACAAAATAGTGGCACATATGATGCCAGGCTTGCCTACGGTGAGCCCAGAAGTGGATATTTCAGATTTTAAGAAATTATTCTCAGATGATGACCTAAGACCAGACATGCTCAAAATTTATCCGTCTTTGGTCCTACAACACACACCACTCTACCAGGAATACGTGCAAGGCAAGTACATGCCATATTCGGATGAGGATATGATACGAGTTTTGATGGAGCTAAAGAAAAACATCCCAAGATGGGTCAGAATAATGCGGGTTCAGCGAGAAATATCGCCTGTCGAGATAATTGCAGGACCAAAATCAGGCAACCTCAGACAAATAGTGCTGGAGCGACTAAAAAAACACGGCCTTGCATGCAAGTGTATTCGATGCAGGGAAATTGGATTTACAACAGAGCCGCAAAGCCAAACCGCACTACGCCGGGAAAACTATACATCGTCTGGCGGAGATGAGGTCTTTTTGTCATATGAGGACTCGTCCGATAGAATCTACGGATTTTTGAGATTGCGCAATCCAAGCTCAAAATCACACAGAAAGGAGGTAACACCAGACTCCTGCATTGTGCGGGAGCTGCATATCTATGGCAAGTCACTCAAAATTGGCGAGCGCGAGGACGGGCAAATACAGCACTCGGGACTGGGCAAGAATTTGATGGGTGAGGCAGAAAAAATATCAAAAGAAGAGTTTGGCGCAAAAAAGCTTTTGGTGATATCTGCAGTCGGCACCCGTGAATATTATCGAAAGTTAGGATATACTTTAGATGGCCCATATATGGCAAAAAAACTAGAGTGA
- the lysS gene encoding lysine--tRNA ligase, whose protein sequence is MSDEEKIVIGKGTWIDKLASEMIEREKQLGRDTKLLKVESGLGASGIPHIGSLGDAVRAYGVKLALENLGYKSDLIAYSDDLDGLRKIPEGLPDSLSEHIAKPVSLIPDPFGCHDSYGMHMSSILLDGLDKIGIKYNFIRARDTYKNGLLKEQIHTILINSEKIGNKIAELVGQEKYQKFLPYYPVCAKCNRLYTAQSYEYDQSRRVVKYRCVEAEIGSKMLKGCGHEGEADISKDLGKLAWKVEFAARWHAFDIRFEAYGKDIMDSVKVNDWVADEVLNHPHPHHVKYEMFLDKGGKKISKSAGNVVTSQKWFRYGTPKSMLLLLYKRITGARELGFEDIPALMDEYNEIEDIYFGKIKVDNEAKLLKTKGLYEYTNLLNPPKVSSVHLNYRLLIELCRIFKEDRKNMVAKKLVDYGTIKNSDPHVEHLIELAGNYADDFEEDEPTKIEISSEAKKALAQLVGVLESDKELEDLQNVIYNISKENNVQPKDFFMILYQIIINANRGPKIGPFIVDIGRKKVAQTISRHI, encoded by the coding sequence ATGTCGGATGAGGAAAAAATAGTCATAGGCAAAGGAACTTGGATTGACAAGCTCGCATCAGAGATGATAGAGCGCGAAAAACAGCTTGGGCGAGACACAAAACTGCTCAAAGTAGAATCAGGCCTTGGTGCATCCGGAATTCCACACATAGGAAGCCTGGGAGACGCAGTTCGTGCCTATGGAGTGAAACTTGCGCTGGAAAACCTTGGCTACAAGTCTGATCTGATAGCATACTCGGATGATCTGGATGGTCTGCGAAAAATCCCAGAGGGCTTGCCGGATTCTCTCTCAGAGCACATTGCAAAGCCAGTATCACTAATTCCTGATCCCTTTGGATGCCATGACTCCTATGGCATGCACATGAGCAGCATTTTACTAGACGGCCTGGACAAGATTGGAATAAAATATAATTTCATTCGCGCGCGCGACACTTACAAAAACGGATTGCTCAAAGAACAAATACATACAATTCTGATAAACTCGGAAAAAATTGGAAACAAAATTGCAGAACTGGTAGGACAGGAAAAATACCAAAAATTTCTGCCATATTATCCGGTTTGCGCAAAGTGCAACCGACTCTACACAGCACAGTCATACGAATATGATCAAAGCAGACGCGTTGTCAAGTACAGATGCGTCGAAGCTGAGATTGGCTCCAAGATGTTAAAGGGCTGCGGACATGAGGGGGAGGCGGACATTAGCAAGGACCTGGGAAAGCTAGCTTGGAAGGTAGAGTTTGCCGCAAGGTGGCATGCATTTGATATCAGATTTGAAGCATATGGTAAAGATATCATGGATTCAGTCAAGGTCAATGATTGGGTTGCAGACGAAGTACTGAACCATCCGCACCCGCACCACGTAAAATATGAAATGTTTTTGGACAAGGGAGGCAAGAAAATTTCAAAATCTGCAGGAAATGTGGTCACGTCACAAAAATGGTTCAGATATGGAACACCAAAGTCCATGTTGCTATTACTATACAAGAGAATTACCGGTGCTCGCGAGTTAGGATTTGAGGACATTCCAGCACTGATGGATGAGTATAATGAAATTGAGGACATTTACTTTGGCAAAATCAAGGTAGACAATGAGGCAAAGCTGCTCAAGACCAAAGGACTCTACGAGTACACAAACCTGCTAAATCCTCCAAAGGTATCATCGGTTCATCTCAACTATAGGCTGCTAATCGAATTATGTAGAATCTTCAAGGAAGATCGCAAAAACATGGTTGCAAAAAAGCTAGTCGACTATGGTACGATAAAAAACTCGGACCCACATGTGGAGCATCTAATCGAGCTGGCAGGAAATTATGCGGATGACTTTGAGGAAGACGAGCCAACAAAAATAGAGATAAGCTCAGAGGCCAAAAAGGCGCTAGCTCAGCTAGTCGGAGTTTTGGAATCAGACAAGGAATTAGAGGATCTGCAAAATGTCATCTATAACATCTCAAAAGAAAATAATGTGCAGCCAAAGGACTTTTTCATGATACTATACCAGATAATAATCAACGCAAACCGTGGCCCAAAGATAGGACCATTCATTGTTGATATTGGGCGAAAAAAAGTAGCGCAGACAATATCACGCCATATCTAG
- a CDS encoding 3D domain-containing protein, which produces MAANLHVFLCYKTKISSMYVGLILVFWILMVGILPVFGEIVIPEWVYKIHQYWKDYQITRDEFANAISYLQGINTIQLEDEANPVASFLLSDSLLKQERLGHSEFSRCSAEWYITGYFTPIESDYAGKFIDIMIDGTQNKYREDFVTEIKTEGWGRTISGNYLGWYDDSFHLSDNPLDSEGNTLILNAIAIDTSVIPVNSKLTIPSLPAPWNETVFTGSDIGTAIIGKHIDVYTGEGKSALDEAYRITGNDNVVCLEAE; this is translated from the coding sequence TTGGCTGCAAATCTACATGTGTTTTTATGCTACAAGACAAAAATTAGCTCAATGTATGTTGGTCTGATTTTGGTTTTTTGGATTTTGATGGTTGGGATTTTGCCTGTGTTTGGTGAAATTGTGATTCCAGAGTGGGTTTACAAAATACACCAATACTGGAAGGATTATCAAATAACGCGAGATGAATTTGCAAACGCAATATCATATTTGCAGGGAATCAATACAATACAGCTAGAAGACGAAGCAAATCCAGTTGCCAGTTTTTTGCTAAGTGATTCACTTCTAAAGCAGGAAAGACTTGGCCATTCAGAGTTTTCTAGATGTAGTGCTGAATGGTACATCACGGGATACTTTACTCCCATTGAATCGGATTATGCCGGTAAATTCATAGATATTATGATAGACGGAACGCAAAACAAGTATCGTGAAGACTTTGTCACAGAGATAAAGACAGAGGGCTGGGGCAGAACCATTTCAGGCAATTATCTTGGATGGTATGATGATTCATTTCATCTATCTGATAATCCACTGGATTCTGAAGGAAACACGCTGATACTAAATGCAATTGCAATAGACACATCGGTGATTCCTGTAAACTCTAAGCTAACAATACCTAGCCTTCCAGCACCTTGGAATGAAACAGTATTTACTGGATCCGACATTGGCACTGCAATCATTGGAAAACACATTGATGTGTATACTGGAGAGGGAAAATCAGCACTTGATGAGGCATATCGGATTACAGGCAATGACAATGTTGTTTGCCTAGAGGCAGAATAA
- a CDS encoding DM13 domain-containing protein, with protein MNKKFVIIGILLGVVIPVAAYTGAPLFFDVTTDEPLPEITSTITTTDGVTTSTVEVPQVLATGSFVGVNDGIHNAEGMAKIVKLVDGKQLLRLEDFKATNGPDLYVYLATDETAQEYVSLGELKANIGNQNYEIPEGTDLLKYNTALIWCKQFSVLFGSAEIS; from the coding sequence GTGAACAAAAAATTTGTCATAATTGGAATCCTTCTGGGCGTGGTAATCCCAGTTGCAGCATATACTGGTGCGCCATTGTTCTTTGATGTCACCACAGATGAGCCATTACCGGAAATTACCAGCACCATTACCACAACAGATGGCGTCACAACATCGACTGTCGAGGTTCCACAAGTCCTGGCAACCGGCTCCTTTGTTGGAGTAAATGATGGAATCCACAATGCAGAAGGCATGGCAAAAATAGTCAAGCTGGTAGATGGAAAACAACTCTTGAGACTGGAGGACTTCAAGGCAACAAACGGACCTGACCTCTATGTGTATTTGGCAACAGATGAGACTGCACAAGAATATGTGAGCCTTGGTGAGCTAAAGGCAAACATTGGAAACCAAAACTATGAAATCCCAGAAGGAACTGATTTGTTAAAATACAACACTGCGCTCATTTGGTGCAAGCAATTTTCAGTATTGTTTGGTTCGGCAGAAATCTCGTAA
- a CDS encoding DM13 domain-containing protein: MLRTVTISVIIGTFLIGSYYVVASSFVQPEQQNKLGVALSDIQPDLTYEKFIALSEDQKSFLVQNMPSSTRNLILDEARDNPSFAAESKDLITEQSGATELRMIKLTQVSGIKGYDADGTASVFVSDGMTFLRLQDFGVASGIDQRLYLTKDGTIQTGIDIGPLKASQGDQNYDITSVDHDAYNVLIIYSRPFDLYYAYAKFIKTE; encoded by the coding sequence TTGCTAAGGACAGTCACCATATCGGTAATAATTGGAACATTTCTTATTGGCTCGTACTATGTGGTGGCGTCCTCATTTGTCCAGCCGGAGCAGCAAAACAAGTTAGGCGTGGCACTATCTGACATACAGCCAGATCTTACATATGAGAAATTTATTGCACTGTCCGAAGATCAAAAATCTTTCTTGGTCCAAAACATGCCGTCTAGCACCAGAAACCTCATACTGGATGAGGCAAGAGACAATCCAAGCTTTGCAGCAGAAAGCAAGGATTTGATTACTGAGCAGTCTGGTGCAACCGAATTGAGAATGATCAAGCTGACTCAGGTTAGTGGAATCAAGGGCTATGATGCAGATGGGACTGCATCTGTGTTTGTCTCAGACGGCATGACATTTCTGAGGCTGCAGGACTTTGGGGTGGCAAGCGGAATTGATCAGAGATTATACCTTACCAAAGACGGAACAATACAAACCGGAATTGATATTGGCCCACTCAAGGCATCACAGGGTGATCAAAACTATGACATCACATCAGTTGACCATGACGCCTACAACGTCTTGATAATCTACAGCAGGCCGTTTGATCTGTATTACGCGTATGCCAAGTTCATAAAAACAGAATAA
- a CDS encoding DUF72 domain-containing protein yields MIEGRHTSWFSDSAISYLSDRKVCLVWSDVAGVNNTAPLTSDFVYVILIGDRSIPESQFGKLQKDQTPSMKSWIAKLQKIQDRISYATILVNNRYEGFGPATANRLRLLLGLESLQFTDRHQKTLF; encoded by the coding sequence GTGATAGAAGGGCGTCACACCAGCTGGTTTTCAGACTCTGCCATATCATATTTGTCTGATAGGAAGGTCTGTCTTGTGTGGAGCGATGTTGCTGGTGTAAATAATACCGCGCCGTTAACATCGGATTTTGTCTATGTGATATTAATCGGCGATAGAAGCATTCCAGAATCACAGTTTGGCAAGCTGCAAAAAGACCAAACACCATCCATGAAATCATGGATTGCAAAGTTGCAAAAAATCCAAGACCGCATCTCGTATGCGACGATCCTAGTAAACAACCGATACGAAGGATTTGGCCCAGCAACTGCAAACCGCCTGAGATTATTGCTTGGATTGGAATCACTTCAATTCACAGATAGGCACCAAAAAACTCTATTCTGA
- a CDS encoding DUF72 domain-containing protein, with the protein MQTVIGCTGWGYDGWLGSFYPKNMPKSDFLRHYSSIFDVTEINSTFYAIPSQTMTKKWHSETPNHFKFMAKLPRIMTHENRLGNLSLHLEQFIQSLKPLGTKYLQTVVQLPHRYHLRRRSQNWSHYSRTSQTITL; encoded by the coding sequence ATGCAAACTGTCATCGGCTGTACTGGATGGGGCTATGATGGATGGCTAGGCTCGTTTTATCCAAAAAACATGCCAAAATCAGACTTTTTGCGGCATTATTCGTCCATCTTTGATGTCACCGAGATAAACTCGACATTTTACGCCATACCTAGCCAAACCATGACCAAAAAATGGCATTCCGAGACTCCAAACCATTTCAAGTTTATGGCCAAGCTACCAAGAATCATGACACATGAGAACAGATTGGGAAATCTATCACTACACCTGGAGCAATTCATACAATCGCTAAAGCCACTTGGAACAAAATATCTGCAAACTGTGGTCCAACTACCACATCGTTATCATTTGAGGAGGCGAAGCCAAAACTGGAGTCATTATTCTCGTACTTCCCAAACCATAACGTTGTGA
- a CDS encoding J domain-containing protein — translation MVESNYDILGVKQGSTQREIRDAFRKLILDHHSDRGGDEEKVKKIIQAYEDLKLGKAYPDSDDEKLKKSKVYTGDSEEERRRRNLILSGDVAREMKVAQDWASLLQRDDATGSKLFGSKELGEIEFERKKTGELSIKGKFWAGQLTYDGTIYLSGSITSPYFAYADENKTQIMVTKGNFILVDPLQNNFTIEHGAKILSENGDIIAGNVIGIKETLQDPHGRVGIFLTKEHFTELRAPKGKVIVGTARETVLLDGEIVAANNLVNNIKVRAKHLSIFGTTINYNCEIELLTGGTITFHDEGSGFALSDDAIIKLENGKRLRLHDLKTSNMVGHGRQITYEQLDRMGKDKESGFKLGFKWFKKK, via the coding sequence TTGGTCGAGAGCAATTATGATATTTTAGGCGTAAAGCAGGGCTCTACACAAAGAGAAATTCGAGACGCATTTCGTAAATTAATACTGGACCATCACTCTGACAGGGGAGGAGACGAGGAAAAGGTCAAAAAAATCATCCAAGCATACGAGGACCTCAAGCTTGGAAAAGCATATCCTGATTCTGATGATGAAAAGCTAAAAAAATCAAAGGTCTACACGGGCGATTCCGAGGAAGAGCGAAGGCGCAGAAATCTGATTTTATCTGGAGATGTCGCAAGAGAGATGAAGGTGGCCCAGGATTGGGCCTCATTACTCCAGCGCGATGATGCAACAGGCTCTAAACTATTTGGCTCAAAGGAATTAGGCGAAATAGAGTTTGAGCGAAAAAAGACTGGGGAATTATCCATCAAAGGAAAGTTCTGGGCAGGGCAGCTCACTTATGATGGTACAATATACCTGTCTGGAAGCATCACCAGCCCATACTTTGCATATGCAGATGAGAACAAGACCCAGATTATGGTGACCAAAGGCAATTTCATACTTGTTGATCCACTGCAGAACAATTTTACAATAGAGCACGGAGCAAAAATACTCTCAGAAAACGGCGATATAATTGCAGGAAATGTAATTGGAATAAAAGAAACACTACAAGACCCGCACGGTCGAGTCGGAATCTTTCTCACAAAGGAGCACTTTACCGAACTACGTGCACCAAAGGGCAAGGTAATTGTTGGCACAGCTCGAGAGACCGTATTGTTAGATGGTGAAATCGTAGCTGCAAACAATCTTGTAAACAATATCAAGGTGCGGGCAAAGCATCTGAGCATATTTGGCACTACAATAAATTATAATTGCGAAATCGAGTTACTCACAGGCGGCACCATAACATTTCATGATGAGGGCTCGGGGTTTGCACTATCTGATGATGCAATAATCAAGCTGGAAAACGGCAAGCGACTTCGGCTGCATGATCTGAAAACATCCAACATGGTGGGACACGGCAGGCAAATTACATACGAGCAGCTGGATAGAATGGGCAAGGACAAAGAATCCGGATTCAAGCTTGGATTCAAGTGGTTCAAGAAAAAATAA
- a CDS encoding radical SAM protein yields the protein MEIMGRGVRQILAESPCYFHILTKFAGYRLFGKKSPLYGSADIINVCNLHCTHCYWWLNRKENEELSVSDWKKIIDEKFKKNHVFIITLVGGEPTLRPDVVELFIKEFPKRVCLVTNGTLPLKKYKDIYFYWISIDGNQEIHNQIRGHNAHQTTKKNILDYIQANGPKAYKDIWITMTINSLNYTTIKDVMDGWRPYSNKIGFQFHTPFAKGDPLWMPFGPERTKIIDEIISLREKYPDYIINPPSQLELMKKSWGGQGTTPIDCPTWAILSVDHMGREKRPCCIGSAENDSMKPICEECGLGCYSVLVGFGMKG from the coding sequence ATGGAGATAATGGGAAGGGGAGTCAGACAAATTCTGGCAGAATCACCATGCTATTTTCATATTCTGACCAAATTTGCCGGATATAGGCTGTTTGGCAAAAAAAGTCCACTGTATGGTTCTGCGGATATAATCAATGTGTGTAATTTGCATTGTACCCATTGTTACTGGTGGCTAAATCGAAAGGAAAACGAGGAGTTGTCAGTATCTGACTGGAAAAAGATCATAGATGAAAAATTCAAGAAAAACCACGTATTCATCATAACTTTGGTTGGTGGTGAACCAACTCTTCGACCAGATGTCGTGGAATTATTTATCAAGGAATTCCCAAAACGGGTCTGCCTTGTAACAAATGGCACCTTACCATTAAAAAAATACAAGGACATTTACTTTTACTGGATATCAATTGATGGCAACCAGGAAATCCACAACCAGATCCGAGGCCATAACGCACATCAGACCACAAAAAAGAACATTCTAGACTACATCCAAGCCAATGGACCAAAAGCATACAAGGATATTTGGATTACAATGACAATAAACTCGCTAAACTATACTACAATCAAAGATGTCATGGATGGGTGGCGCCCATACTCCAACAAGATTGGATTCCAGTTCCACACGCCGTTTGCAAAAGGTGATCCATTGTGGATGCCGTTTGGCCCAGAGCGAACCAAAATAATTGATGAAATTATTTCACTGCGAGAAAAATATCCGGATTATATCATCAACCCTCCAAGCCAGCTAGAACTAATGAAAAAGAGCTGGGGCGGACAGGGCACCACCCCAATTGACTGCCCGACTTGGGCCATCCTATCAGTGGATCATATGGGTAGAGAAAAACGACCATGCTGCATTGGAAGCGCGGAAAATGATTCCATGAAGCCAATCTGCGAGGAATGTGGCCTTGGCTGTTATTCGGTTTTGGTCGGATTTGGCATGAAGGGCTAA
- a CDS encoding TRAM domain-containing protein: MSFNDNSERRDNRRFGGGYRGGGGRRYNNDREFDDRPKPVETGKEYDVSITETSRQGDGIARVDGFVIFVKGGQPGQETKVKITQVGRRFATAELAQ; encoded by the coding sequence ATGAGTTTTAACGATAATTCCGAGCGACGAGATAATCGACGTTTCGGTGGAGGATACAGAGGCGGCGGAGGAAGACGATACAACAACGATAGAGAATTTGACGACCGACCAAAACCAGTAGAAACTGGCAAGGAATACGATGTATCAATTACTGAAACATCCAGACAAGGCGACGGAATAGCTAGAGTAGACGGATTTGTCATATTTGTGAAAGGCGGACAACCAGGTCAAGAGACCAAGGTCAAAATCACACAAGTTGGCAGAAGATTCGCAACTGCTGAACTAGCACAATAG